AATTTCCTTCGCTAATTCTGCCACCCTTTGTTCAGCTAATCCTTCCATTTCAGGTAAGTGGATTAAGTAAATTTTGTCTACTGGATACCCTTCGAAAAACAGCTCTTCTACGATGTTGGATGCCAGGTACCCTGGAAACCCTGTACACACATAGGTGTTCGCCAAATCAATCATCTCCTATTAAGTGGTTATTTTATCCATTCGTCAGCTGAGTCAGGTTTTCCTTCTTCAACGCCTGTTATCGTTTATCGAAAAAAGATGTGGGAATCTTTAAGACTAGATGCGCTGTGACGCCTGTACACTTATTCACCGTAATTTGAGCTAAACAAAAGAGTTTTGATTTCGTCAGCATGTTCGTCCAATTTGAAGAGATGCTGGCTTATTAGTAACCATTAAAGGGGGGAGTATGTTCTCCCCTTTACATATTTATAGGTACATTCTATCATAATAGGTGGTTTTGAAACTGTAATAAAAGGGTAACCGAAAAGTAATAAAGAGAGACGCAAAGGTAATGAGGAGGGACAGCTATGAGTGACCAGGAAGTTGTGGTGTACACGAGCAGGAACTGTGCAAAATGCGATCAGGTGGTAGCCAAACTCTCAGAATGGGAAATTGATTATGAAGAGCGCAATGTATCCACTAACCGTGATCACTTTAAAGAACTTCAAAATATGAAGATATATGGAACGCCAGCAACATTTGTAAATCAGGAGAAAATCTTGGGCTTTCAAGAAAGAAAGTTAAAACGAGCGCTGGGAATCCAGTCCACTGAACGTTTTGTAGATTCTGATATGATGAATTATTCATAATTCTGCAAGTGATTCTCATGGATCACTTGCTTTTTTTTACACTTTTTCAGCTTTCCAACATAGGCTGAAGTAAACACGTCAAGAAGGTGGAACATCCATGTATCCCTATTATCAACAATGGTATGACTGGTCCCGTCAATCGACTGTTTATCCTTATGATCCTGCTTTTTATCAGGGTGCATACCAAAACCAGGGGAATATAAACGGCTGGTATAATAATGGTTATAACCAAAATGCGTATGTACCTCAAAATCCTTTTCCGTATAGTTACGGCTACACAGGATATACTGAAAATGGAAATCCTGAAACACCTTCCTTCCAAGCAGGGGCGATTCCAAAGGGCGTTATGAATTATTTTCAAAATGAGGATGGGCAGCTGGATTTTGATAAAATGATGTCGACCACGGGTCAGGTAGTGAAAACGGTTCAGCAGGTTTCGCCGATCGTCAAAGGCATCGGCACGTTTGTAAAAGGCTTCAAATAAACGCGCTCCTCTTTGCGGGCGCGTGTTTTTTCTTATGGATCAAGT
The Halobacillus halophilus DSM 2266 DNA segment above includes these coding regions:
- a CDS encoding glutaredoxin family protein, whose amino-acid sequence is MSDQEVVVYTSRNCAKCDQVVAKLSEWEIDYEERNVSTNRDHFKELQNMKIYGTPATFVNQEKILGFQERKLKRALGIQSTERFVDSDMMNYS
- a CDS encoding YppG family protein — its product is MYPYYQQWYDWSRQSTVYPYDPAFYQGAYQNQGNINGWYNNGYNQNAYVPQNPFPYSYGYTGYTENGNPETPSFQAGAIPKGVMNYFQNEDGQLDFDKMMSTTGQVVKTVQQVSPIVKGIGTFVKGFK